In Amycolatopsis methanolica 239, a single genomic region encodes these proteins:
- a CDS encoding toxin-antitoxin system HicB family antitoxin, with protein sequence MKQQLILRIDRELHARLKARAEAEGRSVNDLATEWLRAGVGHDETPREWHERLLADGKLVTFEPDGPAPGHDELDRVSAGWGTSVSEALDWTRGEW encoded by the coding sequence GTGAAGCAGCAACTGATCCTCCGGATCGATCGCGAGTTGCACGCCAGGCTCAAGGCCAGGGCTGAGGCCGAGGGGCGGAGCGTCAACGACTTGGCGACCGAGTGGCTGCGTGCCGGTGTCGGACACGACGAGACCCCGCGCGAGTGGCACGAGCGTCTCCTGGCCGACGGCAAGCTCGTCACCTTCGAGCCGGACGGCCCCGCGCCCGGGCACGACGAGCTCGACCGCGTGTCGGCGGGCTGGGGAACCTCGGTGAGCGAGGCCCTGGACTGGACGCGTGGCGAGTGGTGA
- a CDS encoding type II toxin-antitoxin system VapC family toxin, which produces MVTALYADTSAVVGAFLADEPGHADLRELLLSGRHRVLTSELTRVEFASAMTAAKRTGRIPDGRQFLNQFDEDARTGLLGVIPLVASRILPAARRLVMDNHPLRTLDAIHLAVALNDTAALTDGEPIVMVTRDQRQADVAKAHGLEVR; this is translated from the coding sequence GTGGTGACCGCGCTGTACGCCGACACCAGCGCGGTTGTCGGCGCCTTCTTGGCGGACGAGCCCGGCCACGCCGACCTGCGTGAGCTGCTCCTGTCCGGCCGTCACCGGGTGCTCACCAGCGAACTCACCCGCGTCGAGTTCGCGAGCGCCATGACGGCTGCCAAGCGCACGGGTCGCATCCCCGACGGGAGGCAGTTCCTGAACCAGTTCGACGAGGACGCCCGGACCGGGTTGCTGGGCGTGATTCCGCTGGTCGCGTCGAGGATCCTGCCCGCCGCGCGGCGGCTCGTGATGGACAACCACCCGTTGCGGACCCTGGATGCCATCCACCTCGCGGTCGCCCTCAACGACACCGCGGCCCTCACCGATGGTGAGCCGATCGTGATGGTCACCCGCGACCAGCGGCAGGCCGACGTCGCCAAGGCGCACGGCCTCGAAGTGCGCTGA
- the ahcY gene encoding adenosylhomocysteinase, with amino-acid sequence MTPESVAKWHDTRNGVEFAVADLELAEFGRKEIRLAEHEMPGLMALRREYAEVNPLRGARVSGSLHMTVQTAVLIETLVSLGAEVRWASCNIFSTQDHAAAAVVVGPHGTPEAPQGVPVFAWKGESLEEYWWCTERMLTWDGEGPNMILDDGGDATLLVHKGTQYEAAGVVPQPDDNDSDEWKVVLELLRASLAADGQKWTRIGQGVRGVTEETTTGVLRLYQLAAAGELLFPAINVNDSVTKSKFDNRYGIRHSLIDGINRGTDVLIGGKVAVVCGYGDVGKGAAESLSGQGARVIVTEIDPICALQAAMDGYQVKTLESALPEADIVITTTGNKDVVMAEHMARMKHQTIVGNIGHFDNEIDMAGLARYPGIRRINIKPQVDEWVFPDGHSVLVLSEGRLLNLGNATGHPSFVMSNSFSNQVIAQIELFTKHEEYDKEVYRLPKKLDEKVARIHLQALGGELTKLTKEQAEYIDVDVEGPFKSEHYRY; translated from the coding sequence ATGACCCCCGAAAGCGTTGCGAAGTGGCACGACACCCGCAACGGGGTGGAATTCGCCGTCGCGGATCTGGAGCTGGCCGAGTTCGGCCGCAAGGAGATCCGGCTGGCCGAGCACGAGATGCCGGGGCTGATGGCGCTGCGCCGCGAGTACGCGGAGGTGAACCCGCTGCGCGGTGCGCGGGTGTCGGGTTCGCTGCACATGACGGTGCAGACGGCGGTGCTGATCGAGACGCTGGTCTCGCTCGGCGCCGAGGTGCGCTGGGCGTCGTGCAACATCTTCTCCACGCAGGACCACGCGGCGGCCGCGGTCGTGGTGGGCCCGCACGGGACTCCGGAGGCGCCGCAGGGGGTGCCGGTGTTCGCCTGGAAGGGCGAGTCGCTGGAGGAGTACTGGTGGTGCACCGAGCGGATGCTGACCTGGGACGGCGAGGGTCCGAACATGATCCTCGACGACGGTGGCGACGCGACGCTGCTGGTGCACAAGGGCACCCAGTACGAGGCGGCCGGGGTGGTGCCGCAGCCCGACGACAACGACTCCGACGAGTGGAAGGTCGTGCTGGAGCTGCTGCGGGCGTCGCTCGCCGCGGACGGGCAGAAGTGGACCCGGATCGGCCAGGGCGTGCGCGGGGTGACCGAGGAGACCACCACGGGTGTGCTGCGGCTCTACCAGCTGGCGGCGGCGGGTGAGTTGCTGTTCCCGGCGATCAACGTCAACGACTCGGTGACCAAGTCGAAGTTCGACAACCGCTACGGCATCCGGCACTCGCTGATCGACGGCATCAACCGCGGCACCGACGTGCTGATCGGTGGCAAGGTCGCGGTGGTCTGCGGTTACGGCGACGTGGGCAAGGGTGCGGCGGAGTCGCTGTCCGGCCAGGGCGCGCGGGTGATCGTGACCGAGATCGACCCGATCTGCGCGCTGCAGGCGGCGATGGACGGCTACCAGGTCAAGACGCTGGAGTCGGCGCTGCCCGAGGCCGACATCGTGATCACCACGACCGGGAACAAGGACGTGGTGATGGCCGAGCACATGGCCCGGATGAAGCACCAGACGATCGTGGGCAACATCGGCCACTTCGACAACGAGATCGACATGGCCGGGCTCGCCCGCTACCCGGGCATCCGCCGCATCAACATCAAGCCGCAGGTCGACGAGTGGGTCTTCCCGGACGGCCACAGCGTGCTGGTGCTGTCCGAGGGCCGGCTGCTGAACCTGGGCAACGCGACCGGGCACCCCAGCTTCGTGATGTCGAACTCCTTCTCCAACCAGGTCATCGCGCAGATCGAGCTGTTCACCAAGCACGAGGAGTACGACAAGGAGGTGTACCGCCTGCCGAAGAAGCTGGACGAGAAGGTGGCGCGCATCCACCTCCAAGCCCTCGGCGGCGAGCTGACCAAGCTGACGAAGGAGCAGGCCGAGTACATCGACGTCGACGTCGAGGGCCCGTTCAAGTCGGAGCACTACCGCTACTGA
- the mtrA gene encoding MtrAB system response regulator MtrA, whose translation MKARVLVVDDDPALAEMLTIVLRGEGFDTAVVADGSRALPALRELKPDLVLLDLMLPGMNGIDVCKAIRAESGVPIVMLTAKSDTVDIVLGLESGADDYVVKPFKPKELVARVRARLRRTEAEPAETLTIGDLTIDVPGHEVTREGKAIPLTPLEFDLLVALARKPRQVFTREVLLEQVWGYRHAADTRLVNVHVQRLRSKVEKDPEHPEVVLTVRGVGYKAGPP comes from the coding sequence ATGAAGGCACGTGTGTTGGTCGTCGACGACGACCCCGCTCTCGCGGAGATGCTCACCATCGTGCTGCGCGGCGAGGGGTTCGACACCGCGGTGGTGGCGGACGGCTCCCGGGCGCTTCCCGCCCTGCGGGAGCTGAAACCCGATCTCGTGCTGCTCGACCTGATGCTCCCCGGCATGAACGGCATCGACGTCTGCAAGGCGATCCGGGCCGAGTCGGGCGTGCCGATCGTCATGCTCACCGCGAAGAGCGACACGGTCGACATCGTGCTGGGCCTGGAGTCCGGCGCCGACGACTACGTCGTCAAGCCGTTCAAGCCGAAGGAGCTGGTCGCCCGGGTGCGCGCCCGGCTGCGGCGCACGGAGGCCGAGCCGGCCGAGACGCTGACGATCGGTGACCTGACCATCGACGTGCCAGGTCACGAGGTGACCCGGGAAGGCAAGGCCATCCCGCTCACCCCGCTGGAGTTCGACCTGCTGGTCGCCCTGGCCCGCAAGCCCCGCCAGGTGTTCACCCGCGAGGTCCTGCTCGAGCAGGTCTGGGGCTACCGGCACGCGGCCGACACCCGCCTGGTCAACGTGCACGTGCAGCGGCTGCGCTCGAAGGTCGAGAAGGACCCCGAGCACCCCGAGGTCGTCCTGACCGTGCGCGGCGTCGGGTACAAGGCGGGCCCGCCGTAA
- a CDS encoding ComF family protein has product MKLALDLLLPALCAGCGVAGAACCAACLLDLARPHPAPRGSAGVPVYALAAYEGTARRLVLAYKERGRRDLADPLGRAMAAAVPHLPEARAAPDGTWWLVPAPSRRSASRQRGGAHLLRLARRCAAHLARAGHAAAVAPALWLSSRARDAVGLDRDQRAENLAGRLRLEPRGHPPPGAPVVLLDDVTTTGATIAACTRTLATGGWEVTSALVLTAAR; this is encoded by the coding sequence ATGAAGCTCGCATTGGATCTGCTCCTCCCCGCCTTGTGCGCCGGCTGCGGGGTGGCCGGCGCCGCCTGCTGCGCGGCCTGCCTGCTCGACCTCGCCCGCCCGCACCCGGCTCCGCGCGGTTCGGCCGGGGTGCCGGTCTACGCACTGGCCGCCTATGAGGGCACCGCACGGCGTCTGGTGCTGGCCTACAAGGAACGCGGCCGCCGGGACCTGGCCGATCCGCTGGGCCGGGCCATGGCCGCCGCGGTGCCCCATCTCCCCGAGGCCAGGGCGGCTCCGGACGGGACGTGGTGGCTGGTCCCGGCCCCGTCGCGCCGGTCGGCGTCCCGGCAGCGGGGCGGCGCGCACCTGCTCCGCCTGGCCCGGCGGTGCGCCGCGCACCTGGCCCGTGCCGGGCACGCTGCCGCCGTCGCGCCGGCGCTGTGGTTGTCGTCCCGGGCCCGCGACGCGGTGGGGCTCGACCGCGACCAGCGCGCGGAGAACCTCGCCGGCCGGCTCCGGCTCGAGCCGCGGGGCCACCCACCGCCGGGCGCCCCGGTCGTCCTGCTGGACGACGTGACCACCACCGGCGCGACGATCGCCGCCTGCACCCGGACACTCGCCACCGGAGGCTGGGAGGTGACCTCGGCACTGGTGCTGACCGCCGCTCGGTGA
- the hpf gene encoding ribosome hibernation-promoting factor, HPF/YfiA family: protein MEIVVKGRNVEVPDHYRTHVGDKLERLERYDKKVFRYEVELFHEPNRRQLKNCQRVEITGRGKGPVVRAEASAGDFYAALDTALNKLENRLRKMHDRRRVHYGRRCPESVAEATSSAVAAGATPATGRASTAVLEAPAPVAEEVGTALPEDIELPTQQRWDDEAAEHLPGRIVREKHHSAKPMTIDQALSEMELVGHDFYLFNDVEAGVPSVVYRRKGFAYGVIRLDH from the coding sequence ATGGAAATCGTCGTCAAAGGCCGTAACGTCGAGGTGCCGGATCACTACCGCACACACGTCGGTGACAAGCTCGAGCGCCTGGAGCGCTACGACAAGAAGGTCTTCCGCTACGAGGTCGAGCTCTTCCACGAGCCCAACCGCAGGCAGCTGAAGAACTGCCAGCGGGTGGAGATCACCGGCCGGGGCAAGGGCCCGGTCGTCCGGGCCGAGGCCTCCGCGGGTGACTTCTACGCCGCCCTCGACACCGCTCTCAACAAGCTCGAGAACCGCCTTCGCAAGATGCACGACCGCCGGCGCGTCCACTACGGGCGCCGCTGTCCGGAATCCGTCGCCGAAGCGACGTCGAGCGCCGTCGCCGCGGGAGCGACGCCGGCCACCGGCCGCGCGTCGACCGCAGTGCTCGAGGCGCCGGCTCCCGTGGCCGAAGAGGTCGGGACCGCCCTCCCAGAGGACATCGAGCTGCCCACCCAGCAGCGCTGGGACGACGAGGCCGCCGAACACCTCCCCGGCCGGATCGTCCGGGAGAAGCACCACTCCGCCAAGCCCATGACCATCGACCAGGCCCTCTCCGAGATGGAGCTGGTCGGACACGACTTCTACCTCTTCAACGACGTCGAGGCCGGCGTCCCCAGCGTCGTCTACCGGCGCAAGGGCTTCGCTTACGGCGTGATCCGCCTCGACCACTAG
- the mtrB gene encoding MtrAB system histidine kinase MtrB: MKRRVLAFVCAVLRLAPRAGAYARGRAVAFGVLWRRSLQFKVTVSTLALSSAVGLVLGMVLQNQITQRLTDTKRQAAVAQTLQVVRTAENELVGISDQDALADRLQNALKKITSSSSEDQGTAASAAGAFEPVLTAGGEDSTDSAGPITKVPDGLQRFVENNQVAWQINTDTDADGTRTTHLIVGAPVTSTGRPIQLYLLFPMTAEQNTVQTVQNTLLVGGLVLLVLLAGIANLVTRQVVRPVRQAAAAAARFAGGELDERLPVTGEDDLSKLAVSYNEMAASIQHQIRQLEEFGTLQRRFTSDVSHELRTPLTTVRMAADVLHASREQFPAGLARSTELLVDELDRFEALLGDLLEISRLDAGVEELAAEFIDVSSIARRAVEQVRVIAGNAETEIELELPEEETLAEIDARRVERILRNLLANAVDHSEGNPVRLTLAANEHAVAITVRDHGVGLRPGEADLVFNRFWRADPSRNRRTGGTGLGLAISHEDARLHGGQLEAWGAPGHGACFRLTLPRKQDEPFEESPLPLVPDDAPATNGHLQIGLPTEYTITIGEMRKEDA, encoded by the coding sequence ATGAAGCGAAGAGTCCTGGCCTTCGTCTGCGCGGTGCTGCGACTGGCCCCCCGCGCGGGCGCCTACGCCCGCGGCCGCGCGGTCGCGTTCGGCGTGCTGTGGCGGCGGTCGCTGCAGTTCAAGGTGACCGTGTCGACGCTCGCCCTGTCGTCGGCGGTCGGTCTCGTGCTGGGCATGGTGCTGCAGAACCAGATCACCCAGCGCCTCACCGACACCAAGCGGCAGGCCGCCGTCGCGCAGACCCTGCAGGTCGTGCGCACGGCGGAGAACGAGCTGGTCGGCATCAGCGACCAGGACGCGCTGGCCGACCGGCTGCAGAACGCGCTGAAGAAGATCACCAGCAGCTCGTCGGAGGACCAGGGCACGGCGGCGTCGGCGGCGGGCGCGTTCGAGCCGGTGCTGACCGCGGGCGGGGAGGACTCGACCGATTCGGCCGGGCCGATCACCAAGGTGCCGGACGGCCTGCAGCGGTTCGTTGAGAACAACCAGGTCGCCTGGCAGATCAACACCGACACCGACGCGGACGGCACCCGCACGACGCACCTGATCGTCGGTGCGCCGGTCACCAGCACCGGCCGCCCGATCCAGCTGTATCTGCTGTTCCCGATGACCGCGGAGCAGAACACCGTCCAGACGGTGCAGAACACGCTGCTGGTCGGCGGTCTGGTGCTGCTCGTGCTGCTGGCCGGTATCGCGAACCTGGTCACCCGGCAGGTCGTGCGCCCGGTCCGGCAGGCCGCGGCGGCCGCCGCCCGGTTCGCGGGCGGTGAGCTGGACGAACGTCTGCCGGTGACGGGTGAGGACGACCTGTCGAAGCTCGCCGTGTCCTACAACGAGATGGCGGCGAGCATCCAGCACCAGATCCGGCAGCTGGAGGAGTTCGGCACGCTGCAGCGCCGGTTCACCTCGGACGTGTCGCACGAGCTGCGGACCCCGTTGACGACGGTGCGGATGGCGGCGGACGTGCTGCACGCGTCGCGTGAGCAGTTCCCCGCCGGGCTGGCCCGCTCCACCGAGTTGCTGGTCGACGAGCTGGACCGGTTCGAGGCGCTGCTTGGCGACCTGCTGGAGATCAGCAGGCTGGACGCCGGGGTCGAGGAGCTGGCCGCGGAGTTCATCGACGTGTCGTCGATCGCGCGGCGCGCGGTGGAGCAGGTGCGGGTGATCGCGGGCAACGCGGAAACCGAGATCGAGCTGGAGCTGCCCGAGGAGGAGACGCTCGCCGAGATCGACGCGCGCCGCGTCGAGCGGATCCTGCGCAACCTGCTGGCCAACGCGGTGGACCACAGCGAGGGCAACCCGGTGCGGCTGACGCTGGCGGCGAACGAGCACGCGGTCGCGATCACGGTCCGGGACCACGGCGTCGGCCTCCGGCCAGGGGAGGCCGACCTGGTGTTCAACCGGTTCTGGCGCGCGGACCCGTCTCGCAACCGCCGCACCGGCGGCACCGGACTGGGGCTGGCGATCAGCCACGAGGACGCCCGCCTGCACGGCGGCCAGCTGGAGGCGTGGGGCGCGCCAGGGCACGGCGCGTGCTTCCGGCTGACGCTGCCGCGCAAGCAGGACGAGCCCTTCGAGGAGAGCCCGCTGCCCCTGGTCCCGGACGACGCCCCGGCGACCAACGGGCACCTGCAGATCGGCCTGCCGACCGAGTACACGATCACGATCGGCGAGATGCGCAAGGAGGACGCATGA
- a CDS encoding LpqB family beta-propeller domain-containing protein encodes MRVLPRLFALFACLVLAAGCANVPEESQPVAVPQQELGQPVNPDVPQPAKDLDALTVVRDFVRASAQPISNNAAARMYLDDGAGKAWAPGKVITIIDDVFATVPATGADTTANPNEVNVVLRGTGLGTLREDGAFISLRTPVELKLLVRRQSDGQWRITNPPPNLVMPYSDFTANYVRVQAFFFAQDSNTVVPDLRYVAGKPQTGLAGRVVGLLLAGPSTSLVGAVRNLLPEDANTEGNVTTAPDGALVVPLTGVADETADVRRLIAAQIVLSLQSVTTNRVRLLSDGAPLVDGHEDWVPSDLPSYTALASPSADQPGLVTVNGRVRSLGDGSLISGPAGQGSGYQVASAAQSIDGRQLAIVEYADGRQRLRVGQFGKDAAPVDLAGATMTRPTWRPTATADGSGEVWTVVDGQTVVRALRTPDGSWVPQVVNADEILQVGPISVLRLSRDGARAAVVAGGQLLVASVVRAQDSVTLRAPRILQGGTLGGVVDVDWLSQDALVAATTMPSQPVVKIPIDGLRLDPFNISNLTLPVHAITAAPGRSIVVADDGGLWTASDVGEVWRPHPHSFGGNASPFYPG; translated from the coding sequence GTGAGGGTCCTGCCGCGCCTGTTCGCCTTGTTCGCCTGCCTCGTGCTCGCCGCGGGGTGTGCGAACGTGCCCGAGGAATCGCAGCCCGTCGCCGTTCCGCAGCAGGAGCTGGGGCAGCCGGTCAACCCGGACGTGCCGCAGCCGGCGAAGGACCTGGACGCGCTGACCGTCGTCCGCGACTTCGTCCGCGCGAGCGCCCAGCCGATCAGCAACAACGCCGCCGCACGCATGTACCTCGACGATGGTGCGGGCAAGGCCTGGGCGCCCGGCAAGGTCATCACGATCATCGACGACGTGTTCGCCACCGTCCCGGCCACAGGCGCGGACACGACGGCGAACCCGAACGAGGTCAACGTCGTGCTGCGCGGCACCGGCCTCGGCACGCTGCGCGAGGACGGCGCGTTCATTTCGCTGCGCACGCCGGTCGAGCTGAAGCTGCTGGTGCGGCGCCAGTCCGACGGGCAGTGGCGGATCACGAACCCGCCGCCGAACCTCGTGATGCCCTACAGCGACTTCACCGCGAACTACGTGCGGGTCCAGGCGTTCTTCTTCGCGCAGGACTCGAACACGGTGGTCCCCGACCTGCGGTACGTGGCGGGCAAACCGCAGACCGGCCTCGCCGGGCGCGTGGTCGGGCTGCTGCTGGCCGGGCCGTCGACGAGCCTGGTCGGCGCGGTGCGGAACCTCCTTCCCGAGGATGCGAACACCGAAGGCAACGTGACGACCGCGCCGGACGGTGCGCTCGTCGTGCCGCTGACCGGCGTCGCCGACGAGACCGCGGACGTGCGGCGGCTGATCGCCGCGCAGATCGTGCTGTCCCTGCAGTCGGTGACCACGAACCGGGTGCGGCTGTTGTCCGACGGTGCCCCGCTGGTGGACGGGCACGAGGACTGGGTGCCGAGCGACCTGCCGTCCTACACGGCGCTGGCCTCGCCGAGCGCGGACCAGCCCGGGCTGGTGACTGTGAACGGGCGGGTGCGCTCGCTCGGCGACGGTTCGCTGATCTCCGGCCCGGCCGGCCAGGGCAGCGGCTACCAGGTGGCGAGCGCGGCGCAGTCGATCGACGGGCGTCAGCTGGCGATCGTCGAATACGCCGACGGGCGGCAGCGGTTGCGGGTCGGCCAGTTCGGGAAGGACGCGGCCCCCGTGGACCTCGCGGGCGCGACGATGACCCGGCCGACCTGGCGGCCCACGGCCACCGCGGACGGTTCCGGTGAGGTGTGGACCGTCGTGGACGGGCAGACGGTGGTCCGCGCGTTGCGGACGCCGGACGGCAGCTGGGTGCCGCAGGTGGTGAACGCCGATGAGATCCTCCAGGTCGGTCCGATCAGTGTGCTGCGGTTGTCCCGCGACGGCGCGCGGGCCGCGGTGGTCGCGGGCGGCCAGTTGCTCGTGGCGTCGGTGGTGCGCGCCCAGGACTCGGTGACGCTGCGCGCGCCGCGGATCCTGCAGGGCGGGACCCTGGGCGGGGTCGTGGACGTCGACTGGCTCAGCCAGGACGCCCTGGTCGCCGCCACGACCATGCCGTCGCAACCGGTGGTCAAGATCCCGATCGACGGGCTCCGGCTCGACCCCTTCAACATCTCGAACCTGACGCTCCCGGTGCACGCGATCACCGCCGCGCCCGGCCGGTCGATCGTCGTCGCGGACGACGGTGGCCTGTGGACGGCCTCCGACGTCGGCGAGGTGTGGCGCCCGCACCCGCACAGTTTCGGCGGCAACGCGTCGCCGTTCTACCCGGGCTGA
- a CDS encoding dTMP kinase: MGNLVVIEGLDGAGKRTLTDGLTKALHDQGRTVTTLAFPRYGRSVHADLIHEGLHRRHGDLTDSVYGMGLLYALDRREAAPEIRAGLDTHDVVLLDRYVASNAAYGAARLRQHADGEFVRWVREIEIDRFGLPLPDAQILLRVPPAVAARRAEQRASTDAARAKDAFESDDDLQARCAAVYDELAAASWLSGWHVVDGAAGVDHAALVTRLVHPG; encoded by the coding sequence GTGGGAAACCTGGTGGTCATCGAGGGGCTCGACGGTGCGGGCAAGCGCACCCTGACCGACGGCCTCACCAAGGCGCTGCACGACCAGGGCCGCACGGTCACCACGCTCGCCTTCCCCCGCTACGGCCGCAGCGTGCACGCCGACCTCATCCACGAGGGCCTGCACCGCCGCCACGGCGACCTCACCGACTCCGTCTACGGCATGGGCCTGCTCTACGCCCTCGACCGTCGCGAGGCCGCGCCCGAGATCCGCGCCGGCCTCGACACCCACGACGTCGTCCTGCTCGACCGGTACGTCGCCTCCAACGCCGCCTACGGCGCGGCCCGCCTGCGGCAGCACGCCGACGGCGAGTTCGTCCGCTGGGTCCGCGAGATCGAGATCGACCGCTTCGGCCTGCCGCTGCCGGACGCGCAGATCCTGCTGCGTGTCCCGCCCGCCGTCGCCGCCCGGCGGGCCGAGCAACGCGCCTCGACCGACGCCGCCCGGGCCAAGGACGCGTTCGAGTCCGACGACGACCTTCAGGCCCGCTGCGCGGCCGTCTACGACGAGCTCGCCGCCGCGTCCTGGTTGTCCGGATGGCACGTCGTGGACGGCGCGGCGGGGGTCGACCACGCCGCCCTCGTCACCCGGCTGGTCCATCCGGGCTAA